The DNA region ATCATAACACATATCATTACAATCACTGTGGCAGCAGCACCAGTTCCAAACTGCCATATCTGGAATGAGTTTCTGTTAATATTTGTCATTAATAAATCCCCGTATTCTCCAGGGAATCCCGCACCATGGCCAAACATCATTGCAACGATGTTAAAGGAATAAACATAATTTAAAATACCGTTCAAAATTTGAATAGATAAAACAGGCCTGAGTAAAGGCAGTGTAACATGGCGGAATCTGCCCCAGGCATTGGCTCCATCAATTTCAGCCGCCTCATAGTATTCATCCGGGATTTGCTGTAATCCTGCTAACAGCATTAACATTACAAAAGGAACTTGTCTCCATATGGTTGGTATTATGATTGCAACCAATACTATTGGTCCTGTTAACCAGAAAGGTTTGGTTGGTAGTATATGTAATATATCCACTAATACTCTGTTTATAATTCCATCATTCTGCCACATAAATCCCCACAACATACCTACAACAAAAGAAGGAACAACCCAGGGAGTCATTAATAATGTTCTTGCCAGTCCACGGAATTTAAACTCCCGATTCAGCAGAATAGCAAGTAAAAGTGCTATCACAATAACACTCACACTGCATGCAGTTCCAAATATCGCTGTATTTCTTAATGCATTGAGGAAACCAGAACGAATGGTGCTTTGCGGATCAAATAACACTGTTCTATAGTTATCAAGACCAATAAACGGAGCTTTTAAAAACTGTCTTAAAGTAAATTGATTGAGCTTCAGAAAGGACATACATAGACCTGATACAATAGGTATTAAATGTATGATGATCATCCCTATTACAGCCGGTGTAATCATCAAATATGCTAATTTATTGCTTTTAATTCTGTGCAGAAGTCTTGTCTTTTCATCTTTTACTGCCTTTTTTGGTCCATTTATTTTCGGTTGCCGCAATTCTAAACGCATTTCTACACCTCTCAACGATTAAGTGATCAACCGCTGCAATAAACGCTTTATTGCAGCGGTTTATTTGCTTTAACTAATTCTGACTGTAAACAACTGTACATTCACTTGCTATCTGATCTAAGAATTCTTGTGTTCTTGCCGGATCATATTGGCCGTATACACCCATAACGTTGTCCCAAACATTACTTAAACCTTTTTGAAGAACTGTTTCTGATGGTCCCCATCCTGCTACAGATGGATATGCTTTACCATATTGTAATTGTCTTTTGAATGCTTCTCTTAATGGTTCTTCTGAAACAAATTCTGTTTCATAAGCTGCTTTTACTGTTGGCAAGTTGCCGCAATATCTTTGATATGCCACCTGTGCATCTGTTGATGCTAAATATTCAAGCACACGGTATGCAGCTTCTTTGTTCTTTGAATTCTTAAACACACACAAACCACTGCCGCCAAAGAAAACATATCTTCCTTTTGGACCAGCTGGCATTGGAGCTGTACCAATCTTTTCTGCCAGTTCTGGCTGTTCTCTACGAAGTGTGCTGATATTGTAAGCACCAGTAAAGATCATTGCTGCTTCTCCTGAGTTAAAAATAGTTTCAACTTCTGCAGAGTTTTTCTCGAGATGTGTCATACTCATTAAACCTTTGGTAGCTAATTCAGAATAGAATCTGATACCTTCAACTGCTTCAGGTGAATTGATGATACAGGTTTTGTTGTCTTCAGCAATGAAGTCTCCGCCTGCGCCCCAAATCCATGGTGCAAAGTTATGTATTACGTTCCAGTCATTCTTACCAGGCATAATAAGTGGAACTACTTCTTTTCCATCTACTTTTAACCCTTTCAGCTTGCCCAAAGCTTTTTCAAAGGATTCCCATGTTTCAAAATCAGTCTCTGGATTAATTCCTGCTAGTTCACAAATATCTTTTCTGTAGAACAATGCTCTTGTATCAATAAACCATGGTACAGCGTATCTTGCGTCACCCTGGCCTAAAATCTGAGTTGTTGGAAGCGTTGCTTCAACAAAAGCCCCTTCGCCGCCAAAACGATCATATACACCGCTTAAATCCTCCAAAGCTCCCATAGCAGCTACAGCGGCAATCTGCGTTGTACCTAATTGAGTAATATCTGGACCTTCTCCACTGGTTGCAGCAGTCGTAATCTTAGTCCATGCGGAACCCCAGTCTAATACAGTAACATCTACTTGTATATCTGGATTTTGATCCAGGAAAGGTTTCAATACATCACGAAAATCTTCTTCTGCATGCCCACTGTTAGGCATAATCCACACAGTTAATTTTGTTACATCAGAGTTTCCGTTGTTTTGTGTTTGCGAATCATTTCCTGCTTGCTGTTCATTGTTAGTAACTTGCTGTCCTGTTTCATTAGTTGCTTGATTGGATGTTTCTTTTTTTCCACATCCTACAAAGGCACTCACTAAAAGTGCTGTTGCAAGGATGATGGATAATGCTTTTTTCATATTATATCCCCCTTTTTTTTTGATGGTTTTATTATAAAAAAAAACTGTCCCTGCTATAACTGTGTAAAATTACGATATAGGGGGACAATATTATTATTCAAATTAACCTTTGTTTGGTTTACAATTTTAACTTTAATGTAATTTTTGTATAATTATTTGGTTCAGATTGAATATTCATAATATTACTGTAATCTTTGATCTCATATAACAGTGCCAATCGATTCAAAACAGATCTTAATCCAAAGCCAGATTTTACTTCCAATTCTTCACCTTTCATAACTTTTTCTATTGTATCTTTGCTCATTCCTACCCCATCATCTTCTACGATGATCTCTGCATGGTCTTCGACTTTTTTTGCTGAAACTGAAATGGAAATCGGCTGCCCTATGGATTTAATTCCATATTTGATGCTATTCTCCACCAGTGTCTGTATTGTCATTTTAGGAATTTGCAGTGACAATAAACTTTCGTCAATATCATAACTTAACTTGGCAATGTTAGGGTTTCTGATTAAAGCGATTTTAACATAATCTTTTATAATATTAAGCTCACCCTCTAAAGAAATAATATCATTGCCGTGATTCAGACAAGCCCGGTAATAACTTGCCAGGGTCATGATCAGTTGCCTTGCTGCCTCCTTCTCTTCAACACTAACTAAAATACTGGCAGCATTTAGAGTGTTATACAAAAAATGTGGTTTGATTTGATGATTGATTACGGATAACTCCAGCTGCCGCTGCAATTTTTCTTTTTTCTTAACATCTTCTAATAATCCTCTGATCTGAGTCATCATTTCGTTTAAGGCATTGGAAATATCGTCCGCTTCAGAATAATACTCTTCTTGAGGAAATTGCATGTCCAAATTTTCTTTTTCGGCTATTTCTTTTGCTCTTGCAGCAATCTCTTCCAGTGGTCCTATGACTCTTTTTTTCAACACTTTTGAAGCAATTATAGTAAAATCTATTATAATAATAAGCATAAATATGATTGCAAATTCCAAATTGGGGCTAAAGATAGACTGTTTTGAAGTTATAAGCATTATTCCGTTGATATTTGTCAATTCTTTTATGCTATATTTTCCTGATAAATACTTCCAGCTGTTTTCACCTCTGTTCAGGATATTTACTCTTTTTTTGACGTTTTCAACAGGCAAATCCCCAGGAAAAGTAATGATTTCACCCTGGGCACTTTGAACGATGATCTCTGCTTCATTTCCTAAATAATGTTTTATATCCTGTTGTAGCTGATTGATGTCCAGATAAACCACCAGATACCCTAAATGCTTCATATCAAGCTTTGATTTTACATTCCTGATGATGTAAAATGTATTTTCATCCGTATTTACATGGTCCGTTCCTATTTCCCAGCAATAATCTCCTTTAAAATTCAATTTCAAATTTCTTACAACTTCATATTTATCATAACCATAAACAGGAGACTTAAATTCCGACACAACAGCATCTTCCCATATAACATGAATAGAAGAAACCTCGCCTAACTGAGCTAGCCTTTTCATAAGAAAACTACTCAATAAATTGCTTCTTAAGTCTGATTTTTTTCTAAAAATACTTTGCAGTTCATCGTCAATTACAAGTTCATCACTAAATTGCCTTATATCTTCCAATTTATCATTAATAATGTAGGTTACGATATTGAGAATCCGTTCATTGCTCAGAGAACGTCTATAACTCATTTCCATTCCTGTTATGCCCACAAACAATACAATCCCTATGATTAATGAAAAGAGCATTGAACGGATATAGCTTCCTATTAATACATTTGTAATGGTTACATTATGCTCTTTTTTAGATAATTTTTTTCTCCACAAATTCATAGTTTTCACACTCAGATTTTTTATATTCTTGTGGTGTCATGCCACAGTACTTTTTAAATAATTTAGTAAAGTAAGTAGTGTCAACATATCCTAAATAGTTGCAAACTTCGTAGATTCTCATATTCTTTTCTTTCAGTAAATATTTGGCTCGCTGCATCTTCATTTTGGTAACGTAGCTTAAGAAATTCTCTCCTGTTTCCTGTTTAAATAAACTGCAGAAATAATTCTTACTGATTCCTAATGCATTGCTTACAATAGTTAGACTGATTTTTTCATCTATATGGTCAATAACATAGTTGCAAGCCTGTCGTACAATATTGTCCTTATATATTAAGTAATATTTCTCTAATATATTAAAAATCCTGGTTATTTCCTCTTTAAATTCTGATATTAAATCTTCCTTCGTTATAAATTGTTTATTTTTCAAGTTCAGATATATATCTAAATTTTCTAATTTATCTAAGTTAATGTATTTCTTTTTAATATGATTGATAATCGTTTCAAGAATGTAAAAAAAGCGGAAGCAAGTATAATTCAGATCATTTTCACCATAGCTATTTTCTTCTTCAATGACAGATTCAAGGATTTGGAATGCGCTGTGGTCCGTCAGCAATACAGTATCGATTAATTTATTATCCAATTCACTATTAAATTTACGGTCCACAGTGATCGAAAGATTTTTTTTGACCTGCTGTAATGTTTCACAAATCTGGCTCTCAACAATAGGTTTTAAAATATACCCTGAAACCCCATAGTTTATAGCTGTCTTTGCATATTCAAATTCAGCATAAGCTGTAAGAATGACTACAACTGGTTTTACTTTTCTTTCATTGATTTTTTTAATATAATCTATACCGTTCATAATCGGCATTTCAATGTCTGTTATTACAAGATCAATTTTGTATTCATTGAGTTGTTCCAAAGCTTCAACGCCATTTTGAGCCTCGCAAACTACTTTAAACCCATACTCTTCCCAGGGTATAAGTTTCTTTAAACCAATTCTTACGATAGGTTCATCATCTACGATCTGCACATTAAACACCTTTCTGCCTCCCCTTTCTAATACTGAAATATTAAACTCTTATAATATTAAATTATATAATTTTTATAACAAATACAAGCCATAGATTACTAAATTTCCCTAATAATCTATGGCTAAGCATATTATTCAAACTTCATTTCGATGGTATGCTGTTTTCCATCATTTATTAAATCTACTGTATTATTTTCTAATACTTGTTGGTCCATGATTAAAGTGTATTTACAATCTTTTATACGATAAAGCCCCTTGGGCTTATGAATACTGAAGGAATAATGGCTGTCCAAATATTTAATGGAAAATTTCATGACCTCCACTTCTTCTGCAAGCATAGGATTAAGAAGCAATTTGTTACCACGATATTCTATGCCCAGCATTTCAAACAGGGTTAAAGTGAGCCATGTAGATGTTCCGCTTAACGTAGGCCCTATATGCTCACCGGTATTGCTATTGATATATTGGGTACACCATCTGGGATTACCGCAAAGTGCATAAGGATCATTCAATGTATGATAAGGAAATACTTTATCCACCATCCAATAAGCCATATTTCTTAATCTCTCTGCTAATTCAGGATTCGTCACTTCCTTAGCTGCTTTAATCATAGCAAATGCAGCCATCATAGACGCATGTTTGAATATTCCTCCATTTTCCCTGTCCCCCGGGAAATATTCCCCTGTAGCTGTAACTTTTGATATCTTGGATAAATCTGTAGGACTCATGAGAGCAAATCCAAAAGGTTTCTTTAAATATCTTTCAATTCGGTCTACCATAATTTCAATCTGAGATTCAGTAGCTTCTTCTGAGATAATTGACCAGCTGAAAGAATTAATAAAATATGTTCCGTCGATATTTTCATCATTGGAAAATCCATCGTTTTTCGCACCCAAATAAGTGATTTCATTGCCATAGCGATTAAATAATACCCGGGCATAAAAATCTTCTTTCCAGCCATGCAATTGAAGAGAATTGCTCAGATCATTAATGCTTTTTTCAAGTTCTGACTCATATTCCTGGTCATTTACTTGTGAAGCCAGTTCTTTCATATAAAGCATAGCTATTTTTAACAGAAAAGCATTCATAACACTTTCTGAATAATGATCGATAGGGCCTGTCAAATTCTCCTTATCCTTGCCCAATAAATAATCTGAGTCCACTTTTAAGCAATCATTCCAGTCAGCATAATCAATTAAAGGCAACCCGTGTTGTCCTATGGATATTTTACTGGAATAGTGAATAATTGCTTTTAAGGTATCGTAAACACTTCGTTTTTTCCCGCCTGTTTCTGGGATAAGATGTAATTCATTCAGGAATTTTATATCCTTAGTAAACTGAACATATCGATATACCGCCTGGATGAGCCATAATCCATCATCGGACCATTTGCCAGCTTCTTTACCAACCCAGAAGAAATTATGATAACAATATCCTGCTTCCAGTACTTTCTCAATCCATTCGGCCAAAAGTTCTTTTACGAGCTGTTCTTTTCCCATAGCTATAAAATAATACATGGAAGCATATATATCCTGGATCTCTCTGAACCCAATTTCTCTGTAACCTTTCTGGGTCAGATCAAAGGATCTTGAAACAAAGGTCTGATATAATACCTGAAATGGCAAGTTGTTATTGACATACTCGTTAAGTAATTTATTATCTGAGTCAATCCTTAAATAAGATTTGTATCTCCTGTACCAGTCCATCTGTTCTTGAAAAGCTGTTTCAAGTACATCTTTGTCACTAAATTTATTATGAAGCGCCTGAATTTGGTTATAAATGATGTCATATGAAACTTTATCCCCGAACTGAGAAATCAATCCTGTATACTGATCCGCAATAACTTCTTCTCCAGAATTAATCTCAAACTCTTTCCCCAATGCTATAAATCCAGGCCCCTTTGTGTTCAATTTATTGGATAATTTCTTTAATCCCTGAGGATAATGCAAATTACCATTGCCAATAAATTCACCATAATGGGTTCCAATTTCTTCAGGACAATACTTATTTCCTTTTTCATAAAACATTCCTGACATGAATCGTATATCTTTTTGACAAGGTTCAGGATAATAATGAGGCACATAAGCTAAAAAGTCCCCATTTTCATTCTGTATAACTCCTGCTTCCATGATGATTGTAGAATAAACTACATCTTCCATAAATGCTTGAGGAACTGGTGAACCCAGCATTCCAGTCATAACTAATCTTAATTTTCTTACTTGATCGGACTGATTTTTAATAGTAATACGCTGAACTTCTGTTGCCACTGGCAGTCCTTCGTATTGAGGCAATATAAATATTCTTCTAGTAATCTTCAATCCGCATTCTGTATAATATTCGATCTCTGTATAGTTTTGGGAGTGTCTGCACTTTGCTGATTTTATATTTTGATCGGTGACATTGGCAGAATAGAAAATCTGCTTTCCATCTTCAACCAAATAGAATTGACGGTTGGCAGGAAAACCGTTCTCTTCCTGTAACATATCCCATCTTGTTGCTAATACCTGGGTTGCCGCATGAGCTCTGAAACTGCCTCCCCCAAATCGGTCAATTACTGATTTTGGAGTCGTTTGCAATGGGTTAGGATATCCTATACGGTTTCCTAGTAACATATTCGTAGAAAAATGAGGTCCAGGTGATGGTTTTTTAAGATCCATAATATGGTCCCCATTTTCATCAAGATAGCCAGCCCATGTTTCATAATCTGAAAGTAATTGCAGGATTAATATTTGAATTTCCTTATCTAATGCTCTTTTGGCAACATTTCCATCAGAATACACATAATAATGTATTGTTTCTTCATTCCAATTTATTTGAAAGAAATGGGATTCTTCTTTGGACAGGGAATTTAAGAATTCTCCAATGATCTCATTTTTAGAAATCTCACTAATTGCCGGAATTTTATAAGTAAAGCTTCCTATTACAATTACATTGGTAAACTGTAAATTAATAAACTGATAGTCATAAGCTTTCTCTGAATCCAACAGATCCTTAAAATAGTCATAAGCTAATAATTTAGCAGCATCTATCATGTTTCTTGCATGTACCTTGGCCATCGTATTTCCCCCTGTATTTTATACATTTTAATAATTGATTTTATCTTAACGTATATTCATAATGAAAATAACCAGACAAATTTACGATTACCCATGATAATATTACGCAATTGGGGAAGTTTACAAATATAATGAATTTATAAAAATACTACTGGACAGCATTAATGATTAAATTTTTGAAATTCATCTATTGACATAATGTAAAGTTTATATTATACTTATATCTGCATTTGAATGATGTACGAATAAGTAAGTCAATATGCGCGAGTGGCTCAGTGGTGGAGCATCGCCTTGCCAAGGCGAGGGTCGCGGGTTCGAATCCCGTCTCGCGCTTAATATATAAACACGCAAATCCTTATAATTAAAGGATTTGCGTTTTTTTTTGTATTATGATTGATTACACCAGTTTTTATAAGTTAAAGCCTTATCATGTAATTTTCTTGTTTCTTCATCCTGATATGGGATTAAAAATTTTAGTTTTCATATATCAAAACTTATAAGAACTTTGTCGCAAAATGTCAAATTTCATAGAAATGTTTTGCTTGTTATAGTATAATGGATAATGTTGATAACTTCTTAAAATATTAAAAATCATTATCTTCTGGAGGGACTGCCTATGATCAAACAAGGCCTTATAAGTACAAGTGATGAAATTGCAAACAAATTTACAACCAATATTTTACTTTTTACAACTATAGCTTTTCCTACGTTAATTTTCCTTGGATGGATAGGGCTCTTCCCTTTTGATCTAAATTAGGCTAAGCATATATTGTCTGATTGGAACTATAGGTTCTGTCTCTCCTTTTGTACTAAGAAAGCTGGGGGTTAATAACAGTTTTTTAAAATATTATGTGATTGTCATGTCTGGAGTGACTGTAGGCGCACTCAATCTAAACAACCAGGTAGGTGTTTACATAACGTTAATACTGCCTATTGCAGTAAGTTGCATTTATTTTGATAAAAAACTTACTCTGTTCGCAACAGGCGTACAGATTATCATTACTATTGTCACAAATTATCCTAGAATAACAACAAATCCGTTTTATTCTGATGATCCAATTGGAAATTATATCGCTGTTACAGCAGGTCAGTTCATTGAAACTTTCATCCTTGCCGTAATTTTCATATGGATCGCTAAAAGGACAAGAAACATCCTTAATAAATTAACAAATTCAGAAAAACAATCTCTGGTATACATCAATCAATTACAAGATATTATGAATCGTTCTAAGAATGCTTCGGAAACACTATCAACTTCTGTAAAACAACTTTTACAAGCAATCGAACAAACTACCATTTCAAATGAGAATATTAACCATAATGCTGATTACGCTTCTATCGGGTGCGAGCAGAATTTACGATACATAGAAAATGCCAATACTACTGTTACAAATATATCGGTTGCTCTTGAATCCATCTCAACTAAAACTCAGACATTATCTGAAATATCTCAAGATACATCTGCAGCAACAGAAGAAAACGAAAAGATCATTAATCAGGCAATCAGTTATATGGAAGAAATTGAATTGTCTACAAAGCAGAATAAAAACATCATAAATAGTTTAAGCCTTAGATCAGAAGAAATTGGAAGGATCACGGAAATTATTACAGGTATTACAGAACAGACCAATCTTCTGGCACTCAATGCCGCCATTGAATCCGCAAGAGCTGGCGAACATGGTAAAGGTTTTGCCGTAGTAGCTGGGGAAATTAAGCAACTAGCAGAAAAATCATCAACTGCAGCTAAAGATATTTCAAATCTCATAAGTCAGATACGAGAAGATACTACAAAGTCAGTAAATTCTATAGACCAAAGTTCTGTAACCATTAAATCAGGCATTGATTTAGTTAAAAATGTAGGAAGATCTTTTGAGAAATTAAAAAAACTACAAGAAACTTCTAATCAGGAAATTCAAGAAATTACAAAAAGCAGTAATCAAACCTCAAAATATGGACGTGAAATTTCCGAAATTATTTCCAATACAAAATCAATTACATCAAAGTCACTTAATCAAATTCAATCTATCGCTTCGGATACCTCCGTTCAATCAACTGTAATGCAAGAAATACTATCTTCGTTTAACGTAATTGATCATACTGCTGATGATTTACTAAATTTAAGTAAGAGTGTTAGCCTCTGATCTTTACACACTGTCAAATAATGCTCCGTGAAAATAAGCTTTCCTAATTCACGGAGTTTTTTAATAGTATTTTCGAAGAACTGATCAGCTCCGAATTCCGTCTCACGCTTAATTAATCCCTTGATTTTCAATTGAAACATAAGCTGAATACACCGTGATTGAATTGTACTTTTTTCTTCAAAGTGAGTATCTAACGTATCGTTTAAGAAATAATTTAATTAATCTCGTAAATATGGTATTATAGTTTACAATTTACAAGTAAATTTGTTGGGGGGATTCAATATGTTAAGATCATTGATGCAAGTATATGTAAAAGGAACCATTGAAGCAGTGAATCTTTATCAAAAAGCTTTTAACGCTGAAATTCTTTGCTTATATCCTGATGATAAAGGTGGATATATGCACTCCGAGTTAAATGTTCATGGTCAGGTATTAGCTGTGTCTGAGATTACAGAAAAGCCAATCGAAGGAAATAACATGCAGTTTTGCTTTCATTTTGGGGAGGGAGGCGAAATTCATGTCAAAAAAGCTTATGAGGTGTTGAAAGACGAAGCAATTATTCACGTTCCTATTGGACCATGTGATTATAGCCCATGTATGTTCTCTCTAGTTGATAAGTTCGGGGTATATTGGTGTCTTTTTGTTTAATTGATCACTATAAGTATGTAACACCAAGTTCCAATTTGCCTCATTGATTTTGAAAAAAGCTTTACTATGTGTACTATTATGTGAGCAAAAAAATAAGAAATGGATGGAATTCCTTTCTTTTCAGTATTTGTAGGACAGGATCATGGTTCGAATCCCGTCTCACACTTAATATAAAAAGGACTCTTCAAAGAAGAGCCCTTTTTAGTTTTTGCTTCCTATTTAACAGGAGTTGTGCCAGCCATTTGTTGTTCTTGTTTTTCAATCATTTTTTTAACCATATATCCGCCTACAGAGCCAGCTTGAGCAGATGTTAAGTCACCATTA from Defluviitalea raffinosedens includes:
- a CDS encoding carbohydrate ABC transporter permease — translated: MRLELRQPKINGPKKAVKDEKTRLLHRIKSNKLAYLMITPAVIGMIIIHLIPIVSGLCMSFLKLNQFTLRQFLKAPFIGLDNYRTVLFDPQSTIRSGFLNALRNTAIFGTACSVSVIVIALLLAILLNREFKFRGLARTLLMTPWVVPSFVVGMLWGFMWQNDGIINRVLVDILHILPTKPFWLTGPIVLVAIIIPTIWRQVPFVMLMLLAGLQQIPDEYYEAAEIDGANAWGRFRHVTLPLLRPVLSIQILNGILNYVYSFNIVAMMFGHGAGFPGEYGDLLMTNINRNSFQIWQFGTGAAATVIVMICVMILVALWYKVFQDDLVVND
- a CDS encoding sugar ABC transporter substrate-binding protein; this encodes MKKALSIILATALLVSAFVGCGKKETSNQATNETGQQVTNNEQQAGNDSQTQNNGNSDVTKLTVWIMPNSGHAEEDFRDVLKPFLDQNPDIQVDVTVLDWGSAWTKITTAATSGEGPDITQLGTTQIAAVAAMGALEDLSGVYDRFGGEGAFVEATLPTTQILGQGDARYAVPWFIDTRALFYRKDICELAGINPETDFETWESFEKALGKLKGLKVDGKEVVPLIMPGKNDWNVIHNFAPWIWGAGGDFIAEDNKTCIINSPEAVEGIRFYSELATKGLMSMTHLEKNSAEVETIFNSGEAAMIFTGAYNISTLRREQPELAEKIGTAPMPAGPKGRYVFFGGSGLCVFKNSKNKEAAYRVLEYLASTDAQVAYQRYCGNLPTVKAAYETEFVSEEPLREAFKRQLQYGKAYPSVAGWGPSETVLQKGLSNVWDNVMGVYGQYDPARTQEFLDQIASECTVVYSQN
- a CDS encoding sensor histidine kinase, translating into MNLWRKKLSKKEHNVTITNVLIGSYIRSMLFSLIIGIVLFVGITGMEMSYRRSLSNERILNIVTYIINDKLEDIRQFSDELVIDDELQSIFRKKSDLRSNLLSSFLMKRLAQLGEVSSIHVIWEDAVVSEFKSPVYGYDKYEVVRNLKLNFKGDYCWEIGTDHVNTDENTFYIIRNVKSKLDMKHLGYLVVYLDINQLQQDIKHYLGNEAEIIVQSAQGEIITFPGDLPVENVKKRVNILNRGENSWKYLSGKYSIKELTNINGIMLITSKQSIFSPNLEFAIIFMLIIIIDFTIIASKVLKKRVIGPLEEIAARAKEIAEKENLDMQFPQEEYYSEADDISNALNEMMTQIRGLLEDVKKKEKLQRQLELSVINHQIKPHFLYNTLNAASILVSVEEKEAARQLIMTLASYYRACLNHGNDIISLEGELNIIKDYVKIALIRNPNIAKLSYDIDESLLSLQIPKMTIQTLVENSIKYGIKSIGQPISISVSAKKVEDHAEIIVEDDGVGMSKDTIEKVMKGEELEVKSGFGLRSVLNRLALLYEIKDYSNIMNIQSEPNNYTKITLKLKL
- a CDS encoding response regulator transcription factor — encoded protein: MFNVQIVDDEPIVRIGLKKLIPWEEYGFKVVCEAQNGVEALEQLNEYKIDLVITDIEMPIMNGIDYIKKINERKVKPVVVILTAYAEFEYAKTAINYGVSGYILKPIVESQICETLQQVKKNLSITVDRKFNSELDNKLIDTVLLTDHSAFQILESVIEEENSYGENDLNYTCFRFFYILETIINHIKKKYINLDKLENLDIYLNLKNKQFITKEDLISEFKEEITRIFNILEKYYLIYKDNIVRQACNYVIDHIDEKISLTIVSNALGISKNYFCSLFKQETGENFLSYVTKMKMQRAKYLLKEKNMRIYEVCNYLGYVDTTYFTKLFKKYCGMTPQEYKKSECENYEFVEKKII
- a CDS encoding GH36-type glycosyl hydrolase domain-containing protein, whose product is MAKVHARNMIDAAKLLAYDYFKDLLDSEKAYDYQFINLQFTNVIVIGSFTYKIPAISEISKNEIIGEFLNSLSKEESHFFQINWNEETIHYYVYSDGNVAKRALDKEIQILILQLLSDYETWAGYLDENGDHIMDLKKPSPGPHFSTNMLLGNRIGYPNPLQTTPKSVIDRFGGGSFRAHAATQVLATRWDMLQEENGFPANRQFYLVEDGKQIFYSANVTDQNIKSAKCRHSQNYTEIEYYTECGLKITRRIFILPQYEGLPVATEVQRITIKNQSDQVRKLRLVMTGMLGSPVPQAFMEDVVYSTIIMEAGVIQNENGDFLAYVPHYYPEPCQKDIRFMSGMFYEKGNKYCPEEIGTHYGEFIGNGNLHYPQGLKKLSNKLNTKGPGFIALGKEFEINSGEEVIADQYTGLISQFGDKVSYDIIYNQIQALHNKFSDKDVLETAFQEQMDWYRRYKSYLRIDSDNKLLNEYVNNNLPFQVLYQTFVSRSFDLTQKGYREIGFREIQDIYASMYYFIAMGKEQLVKELLAEWIEKVLEAGYCYHNFFWVGKEAGKWSDDGLWLIQAVYRYVQFTKDIKFLNELHLIPETGGKKRSVYDTLKAIIHYSSKISIGQHGLPLIDYADWNDCLKVDSDYLLGKDKENLTGPIDHYSESVMNAFLLKIAMLYMKELASQVNDQEYESELEKSINDLSNSLQLHGWKEDFYARVLFNRYGNEITYLGAKNDGFSNDENIDGTYFINSFSWSIISEEATESQIEIMVDRIERYLKKPFGFALMSPTDLSKISKVTATGEYFPGDRENGGIFKHASMMAAFAMIKAAKEVTNPELAERLRNMAYWMVDKVFPYHTLNDPYALCGNPRWCTQYINSNTGEHIGPTLSGTSTWLTLTLFEMLGIEYRGNKLLLNPMLAEEVEVMKFSIKYLDSHYSFSIHKPKGLYRIKDCKYTLIMDQQVLENNTVDLINDGKQHTIEMKFE
- a CDS encoding methyl-accepting chemotaxis protein, which translates into the protein MSGVTVGALNLNNQVGVYITLILPIAVSCIYFDKKLTLFATGVQIIITIVTNYPRITTNPFYSDDPIGNYIAVTAGQFIETFILAVIFIWIAKRTRNILNKLTNSEKQSLVYINQLQDIMNRSKNASETLSTSVKQLLQAIEQTTISNENINHNADYASIGCEQNLRYIENANTTVTNISVALESISTKTQTLSEISQDTSAATEENEKIINQAISYMEEIELSTKQNKNIINSLSLRSEEIGRITEIITGITEQTNLLALNAAIESARAGEHGKGFAVVAGEIKQLAEKSSTAAKDISNLISQIREDTTKSVNSIDQSSVTIKSGIDLVKNVGRSFEKLKKLQETSNQEIQEITKSSNQTSKYGREISEIISNTKSITSKSLNQIQSIASDTSVQSTVMQEILSSFNVIDHTADDLLNLSKSVSL
- a CDS encoding VOC family protein; protein product: MLRSLMQVYVKGTIEAVNLYQKAFNAEILCLYPDDKGGYMHSELNVHGQVLAVSEITEKPIEGNNMQFCFHFGEGGEIHVKKAYEVLKDEAIIHVPIGPCDYSPCMFSLVDKFGVYWCLFV
- a CDS encoding alpha/beta-type small acid-soluble spore protein; translated protein: MAKSPSRKAVPQAKAALDQFKYEVANEIGVPLKQGYNGDLTSAQAGSVGGYMVKKMIEKQEQQMAGTTPVK